From one Rosa rugosa chromosome 4, drRosRugo1.1, whole genome shotgun sequence genomic stretch:
- the LOC133707237 gene encoding MDIS1-interacting receptor like kinase 2-like isoform X1, with protein MRTSAAYDKVCSVACLILYVHLISSPKFASASAETNALLKWKASFQNQTQPDILTSWTYLPIATNSSRDQKANASPCFWTGISCNAAGSISRINLTNSGIQGMLHEFSFSSFPNLEYIDLSINKLFGVIPPQISSLSKLMYLDLSNNQLSGRIPQEIGFLISLHTLQLNKNQLNGSIPQEIGQLKSLLVLSLIENRLTGPLPLSIGNLSKLEVLYIRDNQVSGSIPHVIGNLKNLVVLRVARNNLTGHLPPNLCQGGRLTNFTANSNRLIGPIPKNLKNCRTLYRVRLDRNQLTGNISEDFGEYPNLDYINLSDNRFYGELSPKWGRSLKLTNLEIAGNNVTGTIPPEIGNLTQLQLLNLSSNNLVGNIPVELGRLTSLGKFILNNNQLSGGIPQELGSLTELEYLDLSTNELSQSIPSSLGNFLKLHHINASNNKLSQRIPFQFRSLTQLSVLDLSHNGLDREIPTALSNLKSLVTLNLSHNNLSGVIPKSFDELRGLDHIDISYNQFWGPIPNNKAFHEAPIEALKGNKGLCGNVTGFLPCIINPEDKKHSSKTGVKVVCLLILPVLAAVIFAWFMLLRKKTCQQTRQKDMYLQQFELRFVSLFDGRLLYEEIVKATENFDAAYCIGKGGFGSVYKAKLPSEEVVAVKKLHSPCDGEGSFQKEFLSEVRALTEIRHRNIVKLYGFCSHTRNSLLVYEYLEMGSLFSILCNEEEAKKLDWSKRVNIIKGVAHGLSYMHNDVSPPIVHRDISSKNILLDADYEAHISDFGTAKLLEHDSSNWTAVAGTVGYIAPELAYTMKVTEKCDVYSFGVLALEVIKGKYPSNLVGLPLSPATREAKMWGDMWDDRLEPPTGKILDEVVTILTLAIACLHENPQFRPTMYEVSRL; from the exons ATGAGAACTTCAGCAGCTTATGATAAGGTATGCTCTGTAGCTTGCCTTATCCTGTATGTTCATTTGATTTCATCACCgaaatttgcttctgcttctgcagAAACCAATGCTCTTCTAAAATGGAAAGCCAGCTTTCAAAATCAAACCCAACCGGATATTCTAACCTCATGGACTTACCTTCCCATTGCCACCAATTCTTCCAGAGATCAAAAAGCAAATGCAAGCCCGTGTTTTTGGACCGGTATTTCATGCAATGCTGCTGGAAGTATCAGCAGAATAAACCTTACCAATTCCGGTATACAAGGTATGCTACATGAATTTTCATTCTCATCCTTCCCAAATCTAGAATACATTGACCTCAGCATAAATAAGCTATTCGGTGTCATCCCACCACAAATCAGTTCTCTCTCCAAACTCATGTATCTTGATCTCTCCAATAATCAGTTGTCCGGGAGAATCCCACAAGAAATTGGTTTCCTCATAAGCCTTCACACCCTACAGCTCAATAAAAATCAGTTGAATGGGTCAATTCCTCAAGAAATAGGTCAGCTTAAGTCTCTTCTTGTTCTTAGTCTCATAGAAAATCGCCTCACTGGTCCTCTTCCGTTGTCAATTGGTAATTTAAGCAAGTTAGAGGTTCTATACATTCGGGACAACCAAGTCTCCGGCTCCATTCCTCATGTGATAGGGAATCTCAAGAATCTGGTTGTGCTAAGAGTTGCCAGAAACAATTTGACTGGTCATTTGCCTCCGAATCTCTGTCAAGGTGGGCGTCTTACTAATTTCACTGCAAATAGCAATCGTCTGATAGGTCCAATCCCCAAAAACCTGAAAAACTGCAGAACATTATACAGAGTCCGCCTTGATAGAAACCAACTCACTGGAAACATATCTGAAGATTTTGGTGAATATCCAAACTTGGATTACATAAATCTAAGCGACAATAGATTTTACGGAGAACTTTCCCCGAAATGGGGCAGGTCTCTGAAGCTAACAAATCTTGAGATTGCAGGCAACAATGTTACTGGTACCATTCCACCTGAGATTGGAAACTTGACTCAGCTGCAGTTGcttaatctttcttcaaataaTTTGGTGGGAAACATCCCTGTGGAACTTGGAAGGCTCACCTCGTTAGGGAAGTTTATACTGAACAACAATCAACTCTCTGGTGGTATACCTCAAGAGCTTGGATCACTGACTGAACTTGAGTATCTTGACCTGTCCACAAATGAATTGAGCCAGTCAATTCCAAGTAGCCTAGGTAACTTTCTGAAGCTGCACCATATCAATGCCAGCAACAACAAGTTAAGCCAAAGAATTCCATTTCAATTCAGGAGTTTAACTCAGCTTTCCGTGCTAGATTTGAGTCACAATGGTCTTGATCGAGAGATACCAACAGCGCTTAGTAATTTGAAAAGTTTGGTGACACTAAATCTTTCCCACAATAATCTCTCTGGAGTTATTCCAAAGAGTTTTgatgaacttcgtggcttggaTCACATCGACATATCATACAATCAATTCTGGGGTCCCATCCCAAACAATAAGGCATTTCATGAGGCTCCCATTGAAGCATTGAAGGGAAACAAGGGGTTGTGTGGAAATGTTACAGGTTTTCTGCCCTGCATTATTAATCCGGAAGATAAGAAGCACAGTTCGAAAACTGGTGTAAAAGTTGTGTGCTTACTCATCCTGCCTGTCCTGGCTGCAGTTATATTTGCTTGGTTCATGTTACTAAGGAAAAAGACATGTCAACAAACAAGGCAAAAAGACATGTACCTACAACAGTTTGAATTGCGTTTTGTATCACTTTTTGATGGCAGATTATTGTATGAAGAAATTGTAAAAGCAACTGAGAATTTTGATGCTGCTTATTGTATCGGGAAGGGAGGGTTTGGAAGCGTTTACAAAGCAAAGCTTCCATCAGAAGAAGTGGTAGCTGTAAAGAAACTCCACAGTCCATGTGACGGGGAAGGCAGCTTTCAAAAAGAGTTCTTAAGCGAGGTAAGGGCCTTGACGGAGATACGGCATCGAAACATTGTGAAGCTCTATGGTTTCTGTTCACATACCCGGAACTCTCTATTGGTTTATGAGTACCTTGAAATGGGTAGCTTGTTTTCAATCTTGTGCAATGAAGAAGAAGCTAAGAAATTGGATTGGAGTAAAAGGGTGAATATCATTAAAGGTGTAGCCCATGGCTTATCCTACATGCACAATGATGTGTCCCCGCCAATTGTTCATCGAGACATATCCAGCAAGAACATTTTGCTAGACGCCGACTATGAGGCTCACATCTCAGACTTTGGCACTGCTAAGCTTCTAGAGCATGACTCATCTAACTGGACTGCCGTTGCAGGCACAGTTGGATACATAGCACCAG AGCTGGCTTACACAATGAAAGTGACGGAGAAATGTGACGTGTATAGCTTCGGCGTGTTAGCACTTGAAGTGATTAAAGGGAAGTACCCTAGCAATCTAGTTGGGTTACCCTTATCACCTGCAACCAGGGAAGCCAAAATGTGGGGGGATATGTGGGACGATCGCCTTGAACCTCCCACGGGTAAAATTCTGGATGAAGTTGTCACTATTTTAACACTAGCAATCGCATGCTTACATGAAAACCCACAGTTTAGGCCTACCATGTATGAAGTTTCCAGATTATAA
- the LOC133707237 gene encoding MDIS1-interacting receptor like kinase 2-like isoform X2, with protein sequence MIRDQKANASPCFWTGISCNAAGSISRINLTNSGIQGMLHEFSFSSFPNLEYIDLSINKLFGVIPPQISSLSKLMYLDLSNNQLSGRIPQEIGFLISLHTLQLNKNQLNGSIPQEIGQLKSLLVLSLIENRLTGPLPLSIGNLSKLEVLYIRDNQVSGSIPHVIGNLKNLVVLRVARNNLTGHLPPNLCQGGRLTNFTANSNRLIGPIPKNLKNCRTLYRVRLDRNQLTGNISEDFGEYPNLDYINLSDNRFYGELSPKWGRSLKLTNLEIAGNNVTGTIPPEIGNLTQLQLLNLSSNNLVGNIPVELGRLTSLGKFILNNNQLSGGIPQELGSLTELEYLDLSTNELSQSIPSSLGNFLKLHHINASNNKLSQRIPFQFRSLTQLSVLDLSHNGLDREIPTALSNLKSLVTLNLSHNNLSGVIPKSFDELRGLDHIDISYNQFWGPIPNNKAFHEAPIEALKGNKGLCGNVTGFLPCIINPEDKKHSSKTGVKVVCLLILPVLAAVIFAWFMLLRKKTCQQTRQKDMYLQQFELRFVSLFDGRLLYEEIVKATENFDAAYCIGKGGFGSVYKAKLPSEEVVAVKKLHSPCDGEGSFQKEFLSEVRALTEIRHRNIVKLYGFCSHTRNSLLVYEYLEMGSLFSILCNEEEAKKLDWSKRVNIIKGVAHGLSYMHNDVSPPIVHRDISSKNILLDADYEAHISDFGTAKLLEHDSSNWTAVAGTVGYIAPELAYTMKVTEKCDVYSFGVLALEVIKGKYPSNLVGLPLSPATREAKMWGDMWDDRLEPPTGKILDEVVTILTLAIACLHENPQFRPTMYEVSRL encoded by the exons ATGATAAG AGATCAAAAAGCAAATGCAAGCCCGTGTTTTTGGACCGGTATTTCATGCAATGCTGCTGGAAGTATCAGCAGAATAAACCTTACCAATTCCGGTATACAAGGTATGCTACATGAATTTTCATTCTCATCCTTCCCAAATCTAGAATACATTGACCTCAGCATAAATAAGCTATTCGGTGTCATCCCACCACAAATCAGTTCTCTCTCCAAACTCATGTATCTTGATCTCTCCAATAATCAGTTGTCCGGGAGAATCCCACAAGAAATTGGTTTCCTCATAAGCCTTCACACCCTACAGCTCAATAAAAATCAGTTGAATGGGTCAATTCCTCAAGAAATAGGTCAGCTTAAGTCTCTTCTTGTTCTTAGTCTCATAGAAAATCGCCTCACTGGTCCTCTTCCGTTGTCAATTGGTAATTTAAGCAAGTTAGAGGTTCTATACATTCGGGACAACCAAGTCTCCGGCTCCATTCCTCATGTGATAGGGAATCTCAAGAATCTGGTTGTGCTAAGAGTTGCCAGAAACAATTTGACTGGTCATTTGCCTCCGAATCTCTGTCAAGGTGGGCGTCTTACTAATTTCACTGCAAATAGCAATCGTCTGATAGGTCCAATCCCCAAAAACCTGAAAAACTGCAGAACATTATACAGAGTCCGCCTTGATAGAAACCAACTCACTGGAAACATATCTGAAGATTTTGGTGAATATCCAAACTTGGATTACATAAATCTAAGCGACAATAGATTTTACGGAGAACTTTCCCCGAAATGGGGCAGGTCTCTGAAGCTAACAAATCTTGAGATTGCAGGCAACAATGTTACTGGTACCATTCCACCTGAGATTGGAAACTTGACTCAGCTGCAGTTGcttaatctttcttcaaataaTTTGGTGGGAAACATCCCTGTGGAACTTGGAAGGCTCACCTCGTTAGGGAAGTTTATACTGAACAACAATCAACTCTCTGGTGGTATACCTCAAGAGCTTGGATCACTGACTGAACTTGAGTATCTTGACCTGTCCACAAATGAATTGAGCCAGTCAATTCCAAGTAGCCTAGGTAACTTTCTGAAGCTGCACCATATCAATGCCAGCAACAACAAGTTAAGCCAAAGAATTCCATTTCAATTCAGGAGTTTAACTCAGCTTTCCGTGCTAGATTTGAGTCACAATGGTCTTGATCGAGAGATACCAACAGCGCTTAGTAATTTGAAAAGTTTGGTGACACTAAATCTTTCCCACAATAATCTCTCTGGAGTTATTCCAAAGAGTTTTgatgaacttcgtggcttggaTCACATCGACATATCATACAATCAATTCTGGGGTCCCATCCCAAACAATAAGGCATTTCATGAGGCTCCCATTGAAGCATTGAAGGGAAACAAGGGGTTGTGTGGAAATGTTACAGGTTTTCTGCCCTGCATTATTAATCCGGAAGATAAGAAGCACAGTTCGAAAACTGGTGTAAAAGTTGTGTGCTTACTCATCCTGCCTGTCCTGGCTGCAGTTATATTTGCTTGGTTCATGTTACTAAGGAAAAAGACATGTCAACAAACAAGGCAAAAAGACATGTACCTACAACAGTTTGAATTGCGTTTTGTATCACTTTTTGATGGCAGATTATTGTATGAAGAAATTGTAAAAGCAACTGAGAATTTTGATGCTGCTTATTGTATCGGGAAGGGAGGGTTTGGAAGCGTTTACAAAGCAAAGCTTCCATCAGAAGAAGTGGTAGCTGTAAAGAAACTCCACAGTCCATGTGACGGGGAAGGCAGCTTTCAAAAAGAGTTCTTAAGCGAGGTAAGGGCCTTGACGGAGATACGGCATCGAAACATTGTGAAGCTCTATGGTTTCTGTTCACATACCCGGAACTCTCTATTGGTTTATGAGTACCTTGAAATGGGTAGCTTGTTTTCAATCTTGTGCAATGAAGAAGAAGCTAAGAAATTGGATTGGAGTAAAAGGGTGAATATCATTAAAGGTGTAGCCCATGGCTTATCCTACATGCACAATGATGTGTCCCCGCCAATTGTTCATCGAGACATATCCAGCAAGAACATTTTGCTAGACGCCGACTATGAGGCTCACATCTCAGACTTTGGCACTGCTAAGCTTCTAGAGCATGACTCATCTAACTGGACTGCCGTTGCAGGCACAGTTGGATACATAGCACCAG AGCTGGCTTACACAATGAAAGTGACGGAGAAATGTGACGTGTATAGCTTCGGCGTGTTAGCACTTGAAGTGATTAAAGGGAAGTACCCTAGCAATCTAGTTGGGTTACCCTTATCACCTGCAACCAGGGAAGCCAAAATGTGGGGGGATATGTGGGACGATCGCCTTGAACCTCCCACGGGTAAAATTCTGGATGAAGTTGTCACTATTTTAACACTAGCAATCGCATGCTTACATGAAAACCCACAGTTTAGGCCTACCATGTATGAAGTTTCCAGATTATAA
- the LOC133707237 gene encoding MDIS1-interacting receptor like kinase 2-like isoform X3 — protein MLHEFSFSSFPNLEYIDLSINKLFGVIPPQISSLSKLMYLDLSNNQLSGRIPQEIGFLISLHTLQLNKNQLNGSIPQEIGQLKSLLVLSLIENRLTGPLPLSIGNLSKLEVLYIRDNQVSGSIPHVIGNLKNLVVLRVARNNLTGHLPPNLCQGGRLTNFTANSNRLIGPIPKNLKNCRTLYRVRLDRNQLTGNISEDFGEYPNLDYINLSDNRFYGELSPKWGRSLKLTNLEIAGNNVTGTIPPEIGNLTQLQLLNLSSNNLVGNIPVELGRLTSLGKFILNNNQLSGGIPQELGSLTELEYLDLSTNELSQSIPSSLGNFLKLHHINASNNKLSQRIPFQFRSLTQLSVLDLSHNGLDREIPTALSNLKSLVTLNLSHNNLSGVIPKSFDELRGLDHIDISYNQFWGPIPNNKAFHEAPIEALKGNKGLCGNVTGFLPCIINPEDKKHSSKTGVKVVCLLILPVLAAVIFAWFMLLRKKTCQQTRQKDMYLQQFELRFVSLFDGRLLYEEIVKATENFDAAYCIGKGGFGSVYKAKLPSEEVVAVKKLHSPCDGEGSFQKEFLSEVRALTEIRHRNIVKLYGFCSHTRNSLLVYEYLEMGSLFSILCNEEEAKKLDWSKRVNIIKGVAHGLSYMHNDVSPPIVHRDISSKNILLDADYEAHISDFGTAKLLEHDSSNWTAVAGTVGYIAPELAYTMKVTEKCDVYSFGVLALEVIKGKYPSNLVGLPLSPATREAKMWGDMWDDRLEPPTGKILDEVVTILTLAIACLHENPQFRPTMYEVSRL, from the exons ATGCTACATGAATTTTCATTCTCATCCTTCCCAAATCTAGAATACATTGACCTCAGCATAAATAAGCTATTCGGTGTCATCCCACCACAAATCAGTTCTCTCTCCAAACTCATGTATCTTGATCTCTCCAATAATCAGTTGTCCGGGAGAATCCCACAAGAAATTGGTTTCCTCATAAGCCTTCACACCCTACAGCTCAATAAAAATCAGTTGAATGGGTCAATTCCTCAAGAAATAGGTCAGCTTAAGTCTCTTCTTGTTCTTAGTCTCATAGAAAATCGCCTCACTGGTCCTCTTCCGTTGTCAATTGGTAATTTAAGCAAGTTAGAGGTTCTATACATTCGGGACAACCAAGTCTCCGGCTCCATTCCTCATGTGATAGGGAATCTCAAGAATCTGGTTGTGCTAAGAGTTGCCAGAAACAATTTGACTGGTCATTTGCCTCCGAATCTCTGTCAAGGTGGGCGTCTTACTAATTTCACTGCAAATAGCAATCGTCTGATAGGTCCAATCCCCAAAAACCTGAAAAACTGCAGAACATTATACAGAGTCCGCCTTGATAGAAACCAACTCACTGGAAACATATCTGAAGATTTTGGTGAATATCCAAACTTGGATTACATAAATCTAAGCGACAATAGATTTTACGGAGAACTTTCCCCGAAATGGGGCAGGTCTCTGAAGCTAACAAATCTTGAGATTGCAGGCAACAATGTTACTGGTACCATTCCACCTGAGATTGGAAACTTGACTCAGCTGCAGTTGcttaatctttcttcaaataaTTTGGTGGGAAACATCCCTGTGGAACTTGGAAGGCTCACCTCGTTAGGGAAGTTTATACTGAACAACAATCAACTCTCTGGTGGTATACCTCAAGAGCTTGGATCACTGACTGAACTTGAGTATCTTGACCTGTCCACAAATGAATTGAGCCAGTCAATTCCAAGTAGCCTAGGTAACTTTCTGAAGCTGCACCATATCAATGCCAGCAACAACAAGTTAAGCCAAAGAATTCCATTTCAATTCAGGAGTTTAACTCAGCTTTCCGTGCTAGATTTGAGTCACAATGGTCTTGATCGAGAGATACCAACAGCGCTTAGTAATTTGAAAAGTTTGGTGACACTAAATCTTTCCCACAATAATCTCTCTGGAGTTATTCCAAAGAGTTTTgatgaacttcgtggcttggaTCACATCGACATATCATACAATCAATTCTGGGGTCCCATCCCAAACAATAAGGCATTTCATGAGGCTCCCATTGAAGCATTGAAGGGAAACAAGGGGTTGTGTGGAAATGTTACAGGTTTTCTGCCCTGCATTATTAATCCGGAAGATAAGAAGCACAGTTCGAAAACTGGTGTAAAAGTTGTGTGCTTACTCATCCTGCCTGTCCTGGCTGCAGTTATATTTGCTTGGTTCATGTTACTAAGGAAAAAGACATGTCAACAAACAAGGCAAAAAGACATGTACCTACAACAGTTTGAATTGCGTTTTGTATCACTTTTTGATGGCAGATTATTGTATGAAGAAATTGTAAAAGCAACTGAGAATTTTGATGCTGCTTATTGTATCGGGAAGGGAGGGTTTGGAAGCGTTTACAAAGCAAAGCTTCCATCAGAAGAAGTGGTAGCTGTAAAGAAACTCCACAGTCCATGTGACGGGGAAGGCAGCTTTCAAAAAGAGTTCTTAAGCGAGGTAAGGGCCTTGACGGAGATACGGCATCGAAACATTGTGAAGCTCTATGGTTTCTGTTCACATACCCGGAACTCTCTATTGGTTTATGAGTACCTTGAAATGGGTAGCTTGTTTTCAATCTTGTGCAATGAAGAAGAAGCTAAGAAATTGGATTGGAGTAAAAGGGTGAATATCATTAAAGGTGTAGCCCATGGCTTATCCTACATGCACAATGATGTGTCCCCGCCAATTGTTCATCGAGACATATCCAGCAAGAACATTTTGCTAGACGCCGACTATGAGGCTCACATCTCAGACTTTGGCACTGCTAAGCTTCTAGAGCATGACTCATCTAACTGGACTGCCGTTGCAGGCACAGTTGGATACATAGCACCAG AGCTGGCTTACACAATGAAAGTGACGGAGAAATGTGACGTGTATAGCTTCGGCGTGTTAGCACTTGAAGTGATTAAAGGGAAGTACCCTAGCAATCTAGTTGGGTTACCCTTATCACCTGCAACCAGGGAAGCCAAAATGTGGGGGGATATGTGGGACGATCGCCTTGAACCTCCCACGGGTAAAATTCTGGATGAAGTTGTCACTATTTTAACACTAGCAATCGCATGCTTACATGAAAACCCACAGTTTAGGCCTACCATGTATGAAGTTTCCAGATTATAA